A single Natranaerobius thermophilus JW/NM-WN-LF DNA region contains:
- a CDS encoding class I SAM-dependent methyltransferase has translation MVHKFEPENKEKLDSKERREKLPPKTILKQLGLKKGDIVADIGCGSGFFTIPAGELVGEQGKVFALDISSEMLQTVEDKIATQNLTNIETRLTEEDDLKLSRGSVNFALLSFVLHEAENLHKFIAEVKRILSSEGTLAIIEWRKEPTESGPPLEHRVSWQQTVDILESQGFKAIKTWKPEEISQAISPDYYGVTARLRA, from the coding sequence TTGGTACATAAATTTGAACCTGAAAATAAAGAAAAGCTTGATTCTAAGGAACGCAGGGAAAAGCTTCCTCCCAAAACCATTTTAAAACAGTTAGGACTAAAAAAGGGAGATATAGTAGCTGATATAGGCTGTGGTTCAGGTTTTTTCACTATTCCAGCAGGTGAACTGGTTGGTGAACAGGGAAAAGTATTTGCTCTAGATATTTCTTCTGAAATGTTACAGACTGTAGAGGATAAAATTGCCACTCAGAACTTGACAAACATTGAAACTCGGCTTACAGAAGAAGATGATCTTAAATTATCCCGGGGATCTGTGAACTTTGCCTTATTAAGTTTTGTATTGCATGAAGCGGAAAACCTTCACAAATTTATAGCAGAAGTCAAGAGGATATTATCATCAGAAGGGACCTTGGCTATCATAGAATGGCGAAAAGAACCTACTGAAAGCGGCCCACCCTTGGAGCACAGAGTATCATGGCAGCAAACTGTAGATATACTAGAAAGCCAAGGATTTAAAGCAATTAAAACCTGGAAACCAGAAGAGATTTCACAGGCGATCAGTCCTGATTACTACGGAGTGACTGCCAGGCTCAGGGCTTAA
- a CDS encoding M20 metallopeptidase family protein: MSEKKGEMIQTQEIWEQGQKLQNWLVQVRRDFHRYPELSTQEFQTRDRIINYLQEMGLEVQTDFPNLGVVGIINGTAKSQSNDDQVKEAEAVALRADMDALPLEDAKSVPYKSQNPGVTHACGHDAHITILLGAASILTQIRHKFSGQIKLIFQPAEETVGGAKPMIDAGVLEKPKVKSIFGLHVAPDLPLGTIGVKYDQMNASSDTISIKIKGKRGHGAYPHESRDAITASAQVISALQTITSRNVNPLKSAVISLGTIQGGTQHNVIAGEVAMTGTVRTLDPETRQYVLSRVKTTVEAITQGLDTKGEVFIEEGYPPLINDEIMTNLVLSKGKELLGDENVRVETSPTMGVEDFSYFLEQSSGTFYKLGCANKDQNEVYPIHNEFFDINEDCLSVGTVLQALNAITALQSSQN; encoded by the coding sequence ATGAGTGAAAAAAAGGGTGAAATGATACAAACACAAGAAATTTGGGAGCAAGGGCAAAAATTACAGAACTGGTTGGTTCAAGTGAGACGAGATTTCCATAGATATCCTGAACTCAGCACCCAAGAGTTTCAAACAAGAGATAGAATTATTAACTATCTACAAGAAATGGGATTAGAAGTCCAGACAGATTTCCCGAATTTAGGAGTAGTGGGGATTATCAACGGAACGGCTAAAAGCCAAAGTAATGATGATCAAGTTAAGGAGGCCGAGGCGGTAGCTCTTAGGGCCGATATGGATGCCCTTCCCCTTGAAGATGCGAAGTCCGTCCCCTACAAATCTCAAAACCCTGGTGTAACCCATGCTTGTGGCCACGATGCTCATATAACTATTTTATTAGGAGCAGCTAGCATATTAACTCAAATTCGACATAAATTTTCCGGTCAGATAAAATTAATATTTCAACCAGCTGAGGAAACAGTAGGTGGAGCCAAGCCCATGATTGATGCTGGAGTTTTAGAAAAACCGAAAGTAAAATCAATTTTTGGACTGCATGTTGCCCCCGATTTACCCTTAGGAACAATAGGAGTAAAATACGATCAAATGAACGCCTCATCCGATACTATAAGCATTAAGATAAAAGGAAAAAGAGGTCATGGAGCCTACCCTCACGAATCAAGAGATGCCATTACAGCATCGGCCCAAGTCATATCTGCTTTGCAAACAATTACTAGCCGGAATGTAAATCCCCTTAAATCGGCAGTCATCAGTTTGGGGACAATTCAGGGAGGAACCCAGCATAACGTAATTGCTGGTGAAGTGGCCATGACAGGCACAGTGAGAACTTTAGACCCGGAAACCAGACAATATGTGTTGTCTAGGGTCAAAACAACTGTAGAAGCTATTACCCAAGGATTAGATACCAAGGGAGAAGTGTTTATAGAAGAAGGATATCCACCTTTAATAAATGACGAAATCATGACCAATCTAGTTCTCTCCAAGGGCAAAGAACTATTAGGAGATGAAAATGTTCGAGTGGAAACTTCACCTACTATGGGGGTAGAGGACTTTTCCTACTTCTTAGAACAAAGCAGTGGTACTTTTTACAAGCTAGGATGTGCCAATAAAGATCAAAATGAAGTTTATCCCATTCACAATGAGTTTTTTGATATTAATGAAGATTGCCTATCAGTTGGCACAGTTCTTCAAGCCCTTAATGCCATTACAGCCTTACAAAGCAGTCAAAACTAA